A genomic window from Rhizobium sp. 007 includes:
- a CDS encoding c-type cytochrome produces the protein MRPLQRLVLFAVVACGVAVGSGRSSQEDAAADKFYKVVDGKADARTYNGYRRYHAGCNHCHGPDGVGSTFASSLVNRPLDIETFRRVVRDGQSTSGSSVMKGFANDPNFAPYIDDIYAYLQARADGAIGRGRPKRVEP, from the coding sequence ATGCGTCCATTGCAGCGCCTGGTACTTTTCGCTGTCGTCGCCTGTGGCGTCGCGGTGGGTTCGGGGCGATCCTCGCAGGAAGACGCGGCCGCCGACAAGTTCTACAAAGTGGTCGATGGGAAGGCCGATGCGCGGACCTACAACGGTTACCGGCGTTATCATGCCGGCTGCAACCATTGCCACGGCCCCGATGGAGTCGGCTCGACTTTCGCATCCTCTCTCGTTAACCGGCCGCTCGATATCGAGACGTTCAGGCGTGTCGTTCGCGATGGCCAGAGCACGAGCGGAAGCTCGGTCATGAAAGGGTTCGCCAATGATCCCAACTTTGCTCCCTATATCGACGACATTTACGCCTATTTGCAGGCCCGCGCTGACGGCGCTATCGGCCGCGGGCGGCCCAAAAGAGTGGAGCCGTAG
- a CDS encoding TraC family protein — protein MAAKLSISELDAQIEKLKERRRLLIVKSAERFARAATKAGLAEMELSDEELDGIIAEIAARFQKKTKDTAGASPQPYRPEAGRTGTPAAISHDG, from the coding sequence ATGGCAGCAAAATTATCGATTTCAGAACTCGATGCACAGATCGAGAAGCTGAAGGAACGCAGAAGACTTTTGATAGTAAAATCCGCCGAACGGTTTGCGCGCGCCGCGACAAAGGCGGGTCTGGCGGAGATGGAATTATCAGACGAAGAACTCGATGGGATCATCGCTGAGATCGCGGCGCGATTTCAAAAGAAAACAAAGGACACAGCCGGCGCATCACCTCAACCGTATCGACCGGAGGCTGGCCGGACTGGAACGCCGGCGGCGATTTCACATGACGGCTGA
- a CDS encoding LuxR family transcriptional regulator: MAYGLQLAQTSLCQNNLILLYSRREGFAMLLDREGPLETLLSAMRSAAAGHGSTVLLEGEAGIGKTSLLREFAEHADKGCQVLWGWCEALFTPCPLGPMQDIGQLLDPRVAALLDQAAPPERLFPALLNVLQHASVAIVLIFEDVHWADNATLDLIKYLGRRISLLPVVLVLSLRSDEIGADHPLTHVLGDLPSASVTRIALEPLSPEAVTVLAEQAGRRAADLYRVTEGNPFFITELLASGEAEQGRVPDSIRDAVWTRLSRLTAGERKVLEVISIVPGSVEPWLIRPLLGVEAEALVDQCVARGLLRQDDQGAVMFRHELARQATLDRLPPNVQRSLHAKVEAAISQLPTTHASALLSRRVHHAAGADDGARVLELAPQAAAHAVRLGAHREGASHLATALRYVAQATPELAAQLYEDWAYEAGLALLVYEPVIEAHHRAIAIWRELGRTDKIGPNLCRLSRLHWRRGEGQPAEDYADQAVREMEKLPPGSELAMAYSTRSQLHMLHYRFDDAIDWGLRAISLADQLGEIETRVHALNNVGTALLFADRPGGRERLEESLALALEHGFHDHAARAYTNFAECAAVSKDFVLAERLLSEGIAFATRHDLDSAAQYLLGRQAQLRMEQGRFREAETVAQGVMSLERLPMVMHLPALTVLGTVRVRLGEPGSLALLQQALQEGLATGELQRIVPVRLALAEAAWLDGDDSAAHEQLNALVGMDLDNFRTWDFGELAVWWKRCGIAKPLPAPKAQIPLARSAELRGNTLAAAREWDRLGLPYEAALALMQVRGADAGPALARAVTTFESLEARPAAALARKQAQRLGVAGQLPKTRRGPYGAARRHPLGLTWHEQQVLALIAAGMSNKEAAQRLSRSRRTIEHQVSAVLGKFNAANRMEVLLRLRGEPWLL, from the coding sequence TTGGCGTACGGCCTTCAACTCGCACAGACTTCATTGTGCCAAAATAATCTAATTTTGTTATACTCTCGACGAGAGGGTTTCGCGATGCTGCTCGATCGAGAGGGTCCACTCGAAACTTTGCTGAGCGCAATGCGGAGCGCTGCGGCCGGGCACGGCAGCACTGTGCTGCTCGAAGGCGAAGCCGGAATCGGCAAGACCTCTCTCCTGCGCGAGTTCGCGGAGCATGCCGACAAAGGCTGCCAGGTATTATGGGGCTGGTGCGAGGCGCTTTTCACGCCGTGCCCGCTCGGACCCATGCAGGACATTGGGCAACTGCTTGACCCCCGTGTGGCAGCACTGCTCGATCAGGCGGCTCCGCCGGAGCGGCTCTTTCCGGCACTGTTGAATGTGCTCCAGCACGCCAGTGTTGCAATCGTACTCATCTTCGAGGATGTCCACTGGGCCGACAACGCGACGCTCGACCTGATAAAATACCTCGGTCGCCGCATCTCCTTGCTTCCAGTCGTGCTAGTGCTCAGTCTGCGCAGCGATGAAATCGGCGCCGATCATCCCCTGACTCATGTCCTCGGCGATCTTCCGTCCGCATCGGTCACCCGCATTGCGCTTGAGCCGCTGTCTCCCGAAGCGGTGACGGTGTTGGCTGAGCAGGCGGGCCGCCGCGCCGCCGATCTCTATCGCGTTACGGAGGGCAATCCCTTTTTCATCACCGAACTTCTGGCAAGCGGCGAGGCGGAGCAAGGGCGTGTACCAGATTCGATACGCGATGCCGTCTGGACGCGCCTGTCCCGACTGACAGCGGGTGAACGCAAAGTGCTTGAGGTGATCAGCATTGTGCCAGGCAGCGTGGAACCGTGGCTCATCCGGCCTCTGCTCGGTGTCGAGGCCGAAGCACTGGTGGACCAATGCGTGGCGCGCGGATTGTTGCGGCAAGACGATCAAGGCGCCGTGATGTTTAGACATGAACTTGCTCGGCAGGCGACGCTCGACCGGTTGCCGCCGAACGTTCAGAGATCGCTCCATGCAAAGGTGGAGGCGGCGATATCGCAACTCCCCACGACCCACGCGTCTGCCCTGCTTTCACGCCGGGTACACCACGCCGCCGGGGCCGACGATGGCGCGCGCGTTCTCGAACTGGCGCCACAAGCAGCGGCACATGCGGTGCGCCTAGGCGCCCACCGGGAGGGGGCTTCACATTTGGCGACAGCTCTCAGATACGTCGCCCAAGCCACACCGGAGCTGGCCGCACAACTTTACGAGGACTGGGCCTACGAGGCGGGACTGGCCCTGCTCGTCTATGAACCGGTGATTGAGGCGCATCATCGTGCTATCGCGATTTGGCGCGAACTCGGACGCACCGACAAGATCGGTCCTAATCTGTGCAGGCTGTCACGGCTGCACTGGCGCCGCGGCGAAGGCCAGCCGGCGGAGGACTACGCAGACCAGGCGGTGCGCGAAATGGAAAAATTGCCGCCTGGCTCGGAGCTCGCGATGGCCTACAGCACGCGCTCTCAACTTCACATGCTCCATTATCGCTTCGACGACGCGATCGATTGGGGCTTGCGCGCGATCTCACTCGCCGACCAACTGGGCGAAATCGAAACGCGCGTCCACGCTTTGAACAATGTCGGCACCGCGCTCCTTTTCGCCGACCGTCCGGGCGGCCGCGAGCGGCTGGAGGAAAGCCTGGCGCTGGCGCTCGAGCACGGATTTCACGACCATGCGGCGCGAGCCTACACCAACTTCGCGGAATGCGCGGCCGTGTCCAAGGACTTTGTCCTGGCTGAACGCTTGTTGTCCGAAGGCATCGCATTCGCCACTAGGCACGATCTCGATTCAGCGGCGCAATACCTGCTCGGCCGGCAGGCGCAGCTTCGCATGGAGCAGGGCCGTTTTCGCGAAGCTGAGACCGTTGCGCAGGGCGTCATGAGTCTCGAACGCCTACCGATGGTCATGCACCTGCCGGCGCTCACTGTGCTCGGAACGGTGCGCGTGCGACTGGGTGAGCCCGGCAGCTTGGCGCTTCTCCAGCAGGCGCTCCAAGAGGGATTGGCGACCGGCGAGCTGCAACGAATCGTGCCAGTCCGTCTGGCGCTGGCCGAAGCAGCCTGGCTTGACGGAGACGACAGTGCTGCCCATGAGCAATTAAATGCCCTCGTCGGGATGGATCTCGATAACTTCCGTACCTGGGACTTCGGCGAACTCGCAGTGTGGTGGAAGCGATGCGGTATCGCCAAACCGCTGCCCGCGCCGAAGGCGCAGATTCCTTTAGCGCGTTCTGCCGAGCTGCGCGGCAATACGCTGGCGGCGGCAAGGGAGTGGGATCGCCTGGGGCTTCCCTATGAAGCGGCGCTTGCCCTGATGCAGGTTCGAGGAGCCGATGCCGGGCCGGCATTGGCCCGTGCAGTCACGACGTTCGAGTCGTTGGAGGCGCGTCCCGCTGCGGCGCTGGCGCGAAAGCAGGCGCAGCGCTTGGGTGTTGCGGGCCAGTTGCCGAAAACCCGCAGAGGGCCATATGGGGCGGCCCGCCGTCACCCGCTTGGTTTGACGTGGCACGAACAACAAGTGCTTGCCTTGATCGCAGCGGGCATGAGCAACAAGGAAGCCGCCCAGCGTTTGTCGCGCTCCCGGCGCACGATCGAGCATCAGGTTTCCGCCGTCCTCGGCAAATTCAACGCCGCCAATCGTATGGAGGTCCTCCTGCGCCTGCGCGGCGAGCCCTGGCTCCTGTAA
- a CDS encoding conjugal transfer protein TraD, producing the protein MTAERKRQAREKILLGGIVAKAGLSNADRAFLLGGMLELARTVPGSSEHQRLRDIGKEAFKASSLDVVQEKAEWH; encoded by the coding sequence ATGACGGCTGAGCGCAAGCGCCAGGCGCGGGAAAAAATCCTCCTCGGCGGAATCGTCGCCAAAGCCGGGCTATCGAATGCTGACCGGGCGTTCCTGCTCGGCGGCATGCTCGAACTGGCCCGGACCGTTCCGGGCTCTTCGGAACATCAGCGGCTGCGCGACATCGGCAAAGAGGCGTTCAAGGCCTCTTCTCTGGATGTTGTTCAGGAGAAAGCGGAATGGCATTGA
- a CDS encoding type II toxin-antitoxin system VapC family toxin: MFVDACAIIALLSEEPEAERVSEAIASTKGPMTSPIAVLEAALGLARPDKFNISVQAVEPLLLEFLDERGVEIRELPPAMETTRLALSAAHRYRSGRHGLNLGDCLHYACAKHYDVPILATDDEFRQTDVETVP; the protein is encoded by the coding sequence ATGTTTGTCGATGCCTGCGCGATCATCGCCCTTCTATCGGAGGAACCGGAGGCGGAGCGGGTCTCAGAAGCGATCGCTTCGACGAAAGGCCCGATGACATCGCCGATCGCCGTGCTGGAAGCTGCTCTTGGACTTGCCCGTCCGGACAAGTTCAACATTTCGGTTCAAGCCGTAGAGCCACTGCTGCTCGAATTTCTCGACGAGCGAGGGGTCGAAATTCGCGAGCTGCCGCCGGCGATGGAGACGACCCGGCTTGCATTGTCGGCGGCGCACCGTTACCGCTCAGGACGCCATGGTCTCAATCTCGGCGATTGTCTGCATTACGCTTGCGCCAAACATTATGACGTGCCGATCCTGGCGACAGATGACGAATTTCGGCAGACCGACGTCGAAACGGTCCCATGA
- the traA gene encoding Ti-type conjugative transfer relaxase TraA, with protein sequence MAIMFVRAQVISRGAGRSIVSAAAYRHRTRMTDEQVGMSFTYRGGLSELAHEELVLPDATPAWLRKAIDGRSVAGASEVLWNAVDAFEKRADAQLSRELIIALPEELTRTENIALVREFVRDNLTLKGMVADWVYHDKDGNPHIHLMTTLRPLTEEGFGPKKVAVSGADGEPLRVVTPHRPKGRIVYRIWAGDKETMKAWKIGWADAANRHLALAGHEIRLDGRSYAEQGLDGIAQKHLGPEKAALARRGRKMFFAPAELARRQEMADRLLADPELLLKQLANERSTFDERDIARALHRYVDEPVDFANIRARLMASNDLVTLKPQLFDPQTGKAAESAIFTTRDILRIEYDMAQSARVLAERGGHAVPDRRITAAIGSVETRDPEWGFRLDAEQVDAVRHVAGDSALAAVVGLAGAGKSTLLDAARVGWESEGRRVIGAALAGKAAEGLESSSGIKSRTLASWELAWADGGDKLGRGDVVVIDEAGMVSSKQMARVLKVVEEAGAKVVLVGDAMQIQPIQAGAAFRAITERIGFAELSGVRRQSEQWARDASRLFARRDVEQGLDAYLERGHLVGLETREEVIGRIVSDWTDARRELLQKSADEGSPGRLRGDELLVLAHTNMDVKRLNEALRTVMTAEGALRDSRAFQTERGAREFAIGDRIIFLKNARFFEPRSEHLKAQYVKNGTLGTVVSTTDKCDRTLLSVRLDNGHDVIFSGDSYRNIDHGYAATIHKSQGATVDRTFVLATGMMDQHLTYVAMTRHRHRADLYAAKEDFEAIPEWGRKSRVDHAAGVTGELVDIGEAQFREGEDVDPSPYADVKTDDGVTHRLWGVSLPKALREGGADVGDTVTLRKDGVEKVKIQVPVIDAETGQKRFEEREVDRNVWTARQVEAAAARRKRIERESHRPELFNQLVERLSRSGAKTTTLDFENEAVYQAYAGDFARRRGISHLAEIAAGIEEDVARQLARLAGKRKELAVLWERANVALGFAIERERHIGYDDRVPVPSVEQTSVEDMRYLLAPVTSFSRGVDEDARLAQLASPGCQERQAILRAQLGKIFVDPGEALALLNDRASHADAMPRRLTDDITRAPAQLGRLRGSDRLIDGRAARDERNAAIAALAELKPLVRAHTAAFRKSAERFGARERTRRTQMSFSVPALSMAAHARLSEIEAIRQAGGEEAYKTAFLFAAEDRSVVQEIKALSDALTVRFGRSAFTDRANEHVERNAMERMPEDLGQEKREELVKLFTAVKRFAEAQHEAERQDRSRIVAAAAFDPERQKTSAPPLLAAVTEFKAPVEEDAKASAMSTPHYQQRRAALAEAALRIWRDPAGAVTTIEALITKGVVADRIAAAVAGDPGAYGALRGSDRLIDRLLASGRERRDALQALPEVANRLIALASVYSNAFDAALRTLGEERRRMAIAIPGLSGGARDDLVRLTLAVAKNPRALTGMVSSLDPKVRDEFAAVSKALDARFGPDAIGRDEKDALNMVPPADRKAFDAMRTSLKVLQRAVRIESSQKILAERQAQALGRGRGFNQ encoded by the coding sequence GTGGCGATCATGTTCGTCAGAGCGCAGGTGATCAGCAGGGGAGCGGGACGCAGCATCGTCTCGGCTGCAGCCTATCGCCACCGTACGAGAATGACGGACGAGCAAGTTGGCATGTCCTTCACCTATCGCGGCGGTTTGTCGGAACTGGCGCATGAGGAGCTGGTCTTGCCGGATGCGACGCCGGCGTGGCTGCGCAAGGCGATCGACGGACGCTCGGTCGCCGGCGCCAGCGAGGTGCTCTGGAACGCCGTCGATGCGTTCGAGAAGCGGGCCGACGCGCAGCTTTCCCGCGAGCTCATCATTGCTCTGCCGGAGGAACTGACGCGGACCGAGAACATCGCATTGGTGCGCGAGTTCGTCCGCGACAACCTTACCTTAAAAGGAATGGTCGCCGACTGGGTCTATCACGACAAGGACGGCAATCCTCACATCCACCTGATGACAACGCTGCGTCCTTTGACGGAAGAGGGGTTCGGGCCGAAGAAGGTGGCGGTATCAGGAGCAGACGGTGAGCCGCTGCGCGTCGTCACGCCCCACCGGCCGAAGGGCAGGATTGTCTATCGGATCTGGGCCGGCGACAAGGAAACGATGAAGGCGTGGAAGATCGGCTGGGCGGACGCGGCCAATCGGCATCTCGCACTCGCCGGTCATGAAATCCGCCTCGACGGCCGCTCCTATGCCGAACAGGGGCTGGACGGGATCGCACAGAAGCATCTCGGTCCGGAAAAAGCGGCACTGGCACGAAGGGGCAGGAAGATGTTCTTCGCGCCGGCGGAACTTGCCCGCCGGCAGGAAATGGCAGATCGCCTGCTTGCAGATCCCGAACTCCTCTTGAAGCAGCTTGCCAATGAGCGCTCGACCTTTGATGAGCGCGATATCGCCCGTGCGCTCCACCGCTATGTCGACGAACCGGTTGACTTCGCCAATATCCGTGCGCGGCTGATGGCATCGAACGATCTCGTCACGCTGAAGCCGCAGCTGTTCGATCCGCAAACGGGAAAAGCTGCAGAGTCCGCAATCTTCACGACGCGCGACATCCTGCGCATCGAATATGACATGGCTCAGTCGGCGCGGGTTCTCGCAGAGCGCGGCGGGCACGCCGTCCCCGATCGGCGGATCACCGCAGCGATCGGAAGCGTCGAGACGCGTGATCCGGAATGGGGCTTCCGGCTCGATGCGGAGCAGGTGGACGCCGTCCGGCATGTCGCAGGCGACAGCGCCCTTGCCGCGGTCGTCGGCCTGGCGGGTGCGGGTAAATCCACATTGCTCGATGCCGCGCGCGTCGGCTGGGAAAGCGAAGGTCGCCGGGTGATCGGTGCTGCGCTTGCTGGAAAGGCTGCCGAAGGCCTGGAAAGCAGTTCCGGCATCAAGTCGCGGACGCTCGCCTCCTGGGAGCTCGCCTGGGCCGACGGCGGCGACAAGCTTGGACGCGGCGACGTGGTGGTGATCGACGAAGCCGGCATGGTGTCGTCGAAGCAAATGGCGCGCGTCTTGAAGGTTGTGGAAGAGGCAGGCGCGAAAGTCGTCCTGGTCGGTGACGCCATGCAGATTCAGCCGATCCAGGCAGGTGCTGCGTTTCGGGCAATCACGGAGCGGATCGGCTTTGCCGAACTTTCCGGCGTGCGCCGCCAAAGCGAGCAATGGGCACGCGACGCGTCCCGGCTGTTTGCGCGCCGCGACGTCGAACAGGGTCTCGACGCCTATTTGGAGCGAGGCCATCTTGTCGGATTGGAGACGCGCGAGGAAGTCATCGGGCGCATCGTTTCCGACTGGACCGATGCTCGTCGCGAACTGCTTCAGAAATCCGCCGATGAAGGAAGCCCGGGCCGTTTGCGCGGCGACGAATTACTCGTTCTCGCTCATACCAACATGGATGTGAAGCGTCTAAACGAGGCGCTGAGGACCGTGATGACGGCCGAGGGCGCGCTTCGTGACAGTCGTGCCTTCCAGACCGAACGCGGGGCGCGCGAGTTTGCCATTGGCGACCGCATCATCTTCCTCAAAAACGCCCGCTTCTTCGAGCCGCGCTCCGAACATCTCAAGGCCCAATATGTCAAGAACGGCACGCTGGGCACGGTTGTTTCGACGACCGATAAATGCGACCGGACATTGCTTTCGGTGCGCCTCGATAATGGCCACGACGTCATTTTCAGTGGGGACAGCTACCGCAATATCGATCACGGCTATGCCGCGACGATCCATAAATCGCAGGGTGCCACGGTGGACCGGACGTTCGTTCTTGCGACCGGCATGATGGATCAGCATCTGACCTATGTGGCGATGACCCGCCATCGCCACCGTGCCGATCTCTACGCTGCCAAAGAGGACTTCGAGGCAATTCCGGAATGGGGCAGGAAGAGCCGGGTCGATCATGCGGCCGGCGTCACTGGGGAACTTGTCGATATCGGGGAGGCACAATTCCGCGAAGGAGAGGACGTCGATCCGAGCCCCTATGCTGACGTCAAAACGGATGACGGGGTTACGCATAGGCTCTGGGGCGTGAGCCTGCCGAAGGCACTGCGGGAGGGTGGGGCCGACGTCGGGGACACGGTCACTCTGCGCAAGGACGGGGTTGAGAAAGTCAAAATTCAGGTTCCTGTCATCGACGCGGAAACCGGACAGAAGCGTTTCGAGGAAAGGGAAGTGGATCGCAACGTCTGGACAGCCAGACAGGTCGAAGCCGCTGCGGCCCGCCGGAAGCGCATCGAGCGCGAAAGCCATCGGCCCGAACTGTTCAATCAGCTCGTCGAGCGATTGTCGCGCTCCGGCGCCAAGACCACCACGCTCGATTTCGAAAATGAGGCCGTCTACCAGGCCTATGCGGGTGATTTCGCGCGGCGTCGCGGGATTAGTCATCTCGCGGAGATCGCCGCCGGGATAGAAGAGGACGTTGCCCGGCAGTTGGCCCGACTTGCCGGAAAGAGGAAGGAACTGGCGGTGCTGTGGGAACGGGCAAACGTCGCTCTAGGCTTTGCGATCGAGCGCGAGCGGCACATCGGTTATGATGACCGAGTCCCGGTCCCATCCGTCGAGCAGACCAGTGTCGAGGACATGCGGTATCTTCTGGCGCCGGTGACGTCTTTCTCAAGGGGGGTGGACGAGGATGCGCGTCTGGCGCAACTGGCTTCACCCGGTTGTCAGGAACGTCAAGCGATCCTTCGCGCGCAGCTCGGGAAGATCTTCGTTGATCCGGGCGAGGCGCTTGCCTTGCTGAACGACCGGGCTTCACACGCTGACGCCATGCCCCGCCGGCTTACCGACGACATCACGCGTGCGCCGGCCCAGCTCGGACGTTTGCGCGGCTCGGACCGTTTAATCGATGGGCGGGCGGCGCGTGACGAGCGCAATGCCGCGATTGCCGCCCTTGCTGAATTAAAGCCGCTGGTGCGCGCCCATACTGCGGCGTTCCGGAAGAGCGCCGAACGCTTCGGCGCGCGTGAACGGACGCGCCGCACGCAGATGTCTTTTTCGGTTCCGGCGCTATCGATGGCCGCTCATGCGCGTCTCAGCGAGATCGAGGCCATCCGGCAAGCGGGTGGGGAGGAGGCTTATAAAACTGCGTTTTTGTTCGCCGCCGAGGATCGCTCCGTCGTCCAGGAAATCAAGGCGTTGAGCGACGCTCTGACGGTTCGCTTCGGCCGGAGCGCCTTTACCGATAGGGCGAATGAGCATGTCGAGCGCAACGCCATGGAGCGCATGCCGGAGGATTTGGGGCAAGAAAAGCGCGAGGAGCTGGTGAAGCTTTTTACGGCTGTGAAGCGGTTTGCCGAAGCGCAGCATGAGGCCGAACGCCAGGATCGCTCGCGGATTGTCGCCGCTGCGGCCTTTGATCCGGAGAGGCAGAAAACCTCCGCCCCGCCGCTCCTTGCCGCGGTCACAGAATTCAAGGCGCCGGTCGAGGAGGACGCGAAAGCAAGCGCCATGTCGACTCCGCATTACCAGCAGCGCCGCGCGGCCCTTGCGGAAGCGGCGTTGCGCATCTGGCGTGATCCGGCCGGAGCGGTGACGACGATCGAGGCGCTGATCACAAAGGGTGTCGTGGCGGATCGCATCGCTGCAGCCGTCGCCGGCGATCCCGGAGCTTACGGAGCGCTACGCGGTTCGGACCGCCTGATCGACCGGCTGCTTGCTTCCGGGCGAGAGCGCAGGGATGCGCTGCAAGCGCTTCCGGAGGTTGCCAATCGCCTGATCGCCCTTGCTTCGGTTTACTCAAATGCCTTCGATGCGGCTCTCCGCACGCTCGGCGAAGAACGGCGACGCATGGCGATAGCCATTCCGGGGTTGAGCGGGGGCGCCCGCGATGATCTCGTGCGCCTCACC
- a CDS encoding type II toxin-antitoxin system VapB family antitoxin produces the protein MPINVNNPEADALTRKFAQMAGVTITEAIVIAMKEAIERRRNTETPLQTARRLREKHRIAINDVARKPLPREAFDEMWDEG, from the coding sequence ATGCCAATCAATGTCAATAATCCGGAAGCCGATGCTCTCACGCGCAAGTTCGCACAAATGGCAGGGGTTACGATCACAGAAGCGATCGTCATCGCCATGAAGGAAGCGATAGAGCGCCGGCGCAATACCGAAACGCCGCTGCAGACCGCGAGACGGCTGCGGGAGAAGCATCGGATCGCCATCAATGACGTAGCGAGGAAACCGCTTCCACGCGAGGCCTTCGATGAGATGTGGGACGAAGGCTGA
- the traG gene encoding Ti-type conjugative transfer system protein TraG, protein MALKHRLHLSLLLVLVPVVIAALAIYVTGWRWQGLAAGMSGKTQYWFLRSTPVPALLLGPLAGLLTVWPLPLHRRRPIAIASLLGFLVVAGFYALREYGRLAPSVERGIIAWDKALSYLDAFVVVGSFLGFLIVAVSARISVVVADPVKRAKGGTFGDADWLSMRAAARLFPPDGEIVVGERYRVDRELVHKLSFDPNDRSTWGQGGRAPLLTYKQDFDSTHMLFFAGSGGFKTTSNVVPTALRYSGPLICLDPSTEVAPMVVEYRRRVLGRDVIVLDPADPATGFDVLDGIETSTRKEEDIVGIAHMLLSESARFESLSGAYFQNQAHNLLTGLLAHVTLSPEYAGRRTLRSLRQIVSEPEPSVLAMLRDVQENSASAFIRETLGVFTNMTEQTFSGVYSTASKDTQWLSLASYAGLVCGNAFRSSDIVSGKKDVFLNIPAAILRSYPGIGRVIIGSLIKAMVQADGAFDRRTLFMLDEVDLLGYMRVLEEARDRGRKYGISLMLMYQSVGQLERHFGKDGATSWIDGCAFASYAAVKALDTARSVSAQCGEMTVEVKGRSRNVGWSSSTTGSRQSESVNFQRRPLIMPHEITQSIRKDEQIVIVQGQSPIRCGRAIYFRRKDMNEAAKANRFVKTKL, encoded by the coding sequence ATGGCATTGAAGCATCGATTGCATCTGAGCCTTCTGCTTGTTCTCGTCCCTGTCGTCATTGCCGCCCTTGCCATCTACGTGACTGGCTGGCGATGGCAAGGATTGGCAGCCGGCATGTCGGGAAAGACGCAGTACTGGTTCCTGCGGTCGACACCCGTGCCAGCACTTTTGCTCGGGCCGCTCGCAGGACTTCTGACGGTCTGGCCCTTGCCGTTGCATCGACGCCGGCCGATCGCGATCGCAAGCCTTCTCGGCTTTCTCGTCGTTGCCGGCTTCTACGCCTTGCGGGAATATGGACGTCTTGCTCCCTCCGTTGAGCGCGGCATAATCGCCTGGGATAAGGCGCTTTCTTATCTCGACGCTTTCGTCGTGGTTGGATCGTTTCTCGGGTTTCTGATCGTTGCGGTGTCGGCGCGCATCTCCGTCGTCGTGGCCGATCCGGTCAAACGCGCCAAGGGTGGAACCTTCGGCGACGCCGACTGGCTCTCGATGCGTGCGGCCGCAAGACTTTTCCCGCCGGATGGCGAAATCGTCGTCGGCGAGCGTTATCGCGTCGATCGCGAACTCGTGCATAAGCTTTCCTTCGACCCGAACGATCGTTCGACGTGGGGACAAGGCGGCAGGGCGCCGCTCCTGACCTACAAGCAGGATTTCGACTCCACGCATATGCTGTTCTTCGCCGGTTCCGGCGGTTTCAAGACAACCAGCAATGTCGTGCCGACGGCCCTTCGATATTCCGGTCCGCTCATCTGCCTCGACCCGTCGACAGAAGTTGCGCCGATGGTGGTCGAGTACCGCAGGCGTGTTCTCGGCCGTGACGTGATCGTGCTCGATCCTGCCGATCCGGCAACCGGCTTCGACGTCCTCGACGGCATTGAAACGTCGACCCGCAAGGAAGAGGACATCGTCGGCATCGCACATATGCTGTTGTCGGAAAGCGCACGTTTCGAATCGTTAAGCGGCGCCTACTTCCAGAACCAGGCGCACAATCTGCTGACCGGCCTGCTTGCGCATGTCACGCTCTCGCCAGAATATGCCGGAAGGCGAACTCTGCGCAGTTTGCGCCAGATCGTTTCCGAGCCGGAGCCATCGGTGCTCGCCATGCTGCGCGACGTTCAGGAGAACTCAGCGTCCGCCTTCATCCGCGAAACCCTCGGCGTTTTCACCAACATGACGGAGCAGACGTTTTCCGGCGTCTACTCGACGGCCTCGAAGGACACGCAGTGGCTGTCGCTCGCCAGTTACGCTGGTCTCGTCTGCGGCAACGCCTTCAGATCCAGCGATATCGTCTCTGGCAAGAAGGATGTGTTCCTCAACATCCCGGCTGCCATCCTGCGCTCGTATCCGGGTATCGGAAGGGTGATCATCGGCTCGCTGATCAAGGCCATGGTGCAGGCCGATGGCGCATTCGACCGCCGCACATTGTTCATGCTCGATGAGGTCGACCTGCTCGGCTACATGCGCGTGCTGGAAGAAGCGCGCGACCGCGGCCGCAAATACGGAATCTCGCTGATGCTCATGTACCAATCGGTCGGACAGTTGGAACGACACTTCGGCAAGGACGGAGCGACCTCATGGATCGACGGTTGCGCGTTTGCCTCCTATGCCGCAGTCAAGGCACTCGACACGGCGCGTAGCGTCTCGGCCCAATGCGGGGAAATGACCGTCGAGGTAAAGGGCCGGTCGCGCAATGTCGGCTGGAGCAGTTCTACCACGGGATCTCGCCAATCGGAGAGCGTAAATTTTCAGCGAAGGCCGCTGATCATGCCGCACGAGATCACTCAGTCGATACGAAAGGACGAACAGATCGTTATCGTCCAAGGCCAAAGTCCGATCCGCTGCGGGCGAGCGATCTATTTTCGGCGCAAGGACATGAACGAGGCGGCCAAGGCCAACCGTTTCGTCAAAACCAAGCTCTGA